The following proteins are co-located in the Castanea sativa cultivar Marrone di Chiusa Pesio chromosome 8, ASM4071231v1 genome:
- the LOC142605849 gene encoding uncharacterized protein LOC142605849, with protein sequence MIDREQLVLTNAPLVGFRGTRVFPLSAVTLPVTVGDYPQQITKDVTFLVVNCSSAYNAIIGWPILNSWKVVTSTYHLMIKFPTEYEVGELCGDQVAARATYQRLMNKMFTHQIGRNVKVYVDNMLVKSKRENDHLNDLKETFATLRSYNMKLNSSKCAFGVVAGKLLGFMVFQRGIKVNPDKVRAIMEMTPPRNMKEVQSLNGKVAVLNRFGGIPGCHQRGLNQGEKWSTNACVLHQSSTLRHRGKGAEEHHQWSVHTDGSSNRHAGGVGVVLHSPKGDEIECIVRLNFPITKNEAEYEALVAELDLAKAVGATSMILRCESQEINSERNWTTPIVSYLKDTTLPGSKEAARKLKVQAARFVLIKDILYKRDFSCPYLRCLSLEEADYFMREVHEGICRNHSGSRSLVHKMIRAGYHWPTMQKDAQAYVKAYDKCQRFSNDIKQPVEELTPMGFCSMGTGHHGPIPDSNETAEVPSSRHELLHQMGRS encoded by the exons ATGATTGACAGAGAGCAGCTGGTTCTGACTAACGCCCCGCTTGTTGGTTTTAGAGGAACAAGGGTATTCCCCCTCAGTGCGGTCACGTTACCGGTTACAGTTGGTGATTACCCCCAGCAGATCACTAAGGACGTGACATTCCTTGTGGTCAATTGCTCGTCTGCTTACAACGCCATCATAGGATGGCCTATCCTCAACTCATGGAAAGTGGTAACTTCaacctaccatttgatgatcAAATTCCCTACTGAGTATGAAGTGGGGGAACTATGTGGAGATCAGGTGGCTGCTC GCGCAACATATCAAAGGCTTATGAACAAGATGTTTACACATCAGATCGGAAGGAATGTCAAAGTCTATGTTGACaacatgttggtaaaaagtaAAAGGGAAAACGATCATTTGAACGACCTTAAGGAAACCTTCGCCACCCTCCGCtcttacaacatgaagctcaattcGAGCAAGTGTGCATTTGGGGTGGTGGCTGGAAAATTGTTGGGGTTCATGGTGTTCCAGAGAGGTATCAAAGTCAACCCCGACAAGGTTCGAGCCATTATGGAAATGACGCCGCCAAGGAACATGAAGGAAGTCCAAAGCCTCAATGGCAAAGTAGCAGTGCTGAATAGGTTTGGCGGTATCCCCGGCTGCCATCAGCGTGGCCTTAACCAAGGAGAAAAATGGAGCACAAATGCCTGTGTACTACACCAGTCGAGCACTTTGAGGCATAGAGGAAAG GGGGCAGAAGAACATCATCAATGGAGTGTTCACACTGATGGGTCATCTAACAGGCATGCTGGAGGAGTCGGCGTAGTGCTCCATTCCCCTAAAGGAGATGAAATTGAGTGCATAGTTCGTCTCAACTTCCCGATAACAAAaaatgaagccgagtatgaagcatTGGTGGCAGAACTAGACCTTGCTAAAGCTGTGGGAGCAACAAGTATGATCTTACGTTGCGAATCTCAG GAAATAAACTCTGAAAGAAACTGGACTACGCCGATAGTCTCTTATTTGAAAGACACCACGCTACCTGGCAGTAAGGAGGCCGCAAGAAAACTGAAGGTCCAGGCAGCGCGATTCGTCCTGATAAAGGACATCCTTTACAAGAGAGATTTCTCTTGCCCATACCTAAGATGCTTGAGCCTTGAAGAAGCAGACTATTTCATGAGAGAAGTCCATGAAGGCATCTGCAGGAACCACTCAGGATCGCGGTCCTtggttcataaaatgattcGAGCCGGGTACCACTGGCCTACCATGCAGAAGGATGCACAGGCATATGTTAAAGCATACGACAAGTGCCAAAGGTTTAGTAACGACATCAAGCAACCAGTGGAGGAACTCACCCCTATGggcttttgctcaatggggactggacatcatgggcccattcCCGATAGCAATGAGACCGCTGAAGTTCCTAGTAGTCGACATgaactacttcaccaaatgggtagaagttGA
- the LOC142605850 gene encoding uncharacterized protein LOC142605850, translating to MEHNKQYKVIKFDTNRLVVRCVRDACPWSIRASFNKKHEMWVISKCKGPHSCTSFQVATDGRMMDSRFIFVALGHYIQEDIARFVKDLHSMLHSKHAHEVSMYKVWEAKQKAIVSIYRDFDESYTELPQFLTALFDADVDTATLLKCDPRVLGTCIFNSTFWAFGPCIRGFRHCKPVISIDATHLYGKYKGKLLIAMATDGNNEVYPFAFAIVESESTETWGWFFACLLTYVTDWNNLCIISDKHRGIQSCFDDTTRGYLQPPLTHHRYCLCHLVSNFNTNFNSVALKNLVWKVATANQVRKFENTMDCIKNVNLDACDYLKAVPQEK from the coding sequence ATGGAGCATAATAAGCAATACAAGGTCATCAAGTTTGACACCAACAGGCTAGTAGTGCGGTGCGTACGTGATGCATGTCCATGGTCAATTCGAGCTAGCTTCAACAAAAAGCACGAGATGTGGGTGATCAGTAAATGTAAGGGTCCCCACAGTTGCACATCCTTCCAGGTAGCGACCGATGGACGGATGATGGATTCAAGGTTCATTTTCGTTGCACTTGGGCACTATATACAGGAGGACATTGCAAGATTCGTAAAGGACTTACATAGTATGCTGCATTCGAAGCATGCGCATGAAGTTAGTATGTACAAGGTTTGGGAAGCAAAACAGAAGGCAATTGTGAGTATTTATAGGGATTTTGATGAGTCGTACACGGAATTGCCACAGTTTCTAACGGCATTATTTGATGCAGATGTGGACACTGCAACTTTGTTAAAGTGCGACCCCCGTGTCTTGGGGACTTGTATATTCAACTCCACGTTTTGGGCTTTTGGTCCGTGTATTAGAGGGTTCAGGCATTGCAAGCCAGTGATAAGCATAGATGCAACGCACCTCTATGGCAAGTACAAAGGAAAGCTGTTGATAGCAATGGCAACAGATGGTAACAACGAGGTTTATCCATTTGCATTTGCCATTGTTGAAAGCGAGAGCACAGAGACATGGGGATGGTTCTTTGCATGCTTGTTGACCTATGTTACAGATTGGAACAATTTGTGTATAATCTCCGACAAGCATCGTGGGATACAATCATGCTTCGATGACACCACTAGGGGCTACTTGCAACCGCCTTTAACCCATCACCGGTATTGCCTCTGCCATTTAGTAAGCAATTTTAACACTAACTTTAATAGTGTAGCGTTGAAGAACTTGGTGTGGAAGGTAGCAACTGCGAATCAAGTTAGGAAGTTTGAAAACACAATGGATTGCATCAAGAATGTCAATCTGGATGCGTGTGACTATCTTAAGGCTGTACCTCAAGAAAAGTAG